One Kallotenue papyrolyticum genomic window carries:
- the pgsA gene encoding CDP-diacylglycerol--glycerol-3-phosphate 3-phosphatidyltransferase, translated as MNELHLQRLNEEPFVGATWNPANLLSLGRLLATLPLAALILLNTRWSLLLAALLFLIMAVTDTLDGRLARRYGWVSNIGIFLDLTADKVYTAATLISMVAIGILAPWIAIVIIAREFVVAGIRSFAAAEGMVIPADRWGKHKMLITIIAIVWLLIAAGAGMLGDGSASAGPAPLFDPSGPLRPLAWLMRLGGWIMLIAVLLTLYSGYDYLRKAAPLFRR; from the coding sequence ATGAATGAGCTACACTTGCAGCGTTTGAACGAGGAGCCATTCGTGGGCGCAACGTGGAATCCTGCCAATCTGCTCAGCCTGGGGCGCCTGCTTGCCACGCTGCCGCTGGCCGCGCTGATCCTGTTGAATACGCGCTGGAGCCTGCTGCTGGCCGCGCTGCTCTTTCTGATCATGGCCGTGACCGACACGCTCGATGGGCGGCTGGCGCGGCGTTACGGCTGGGTCAGCAACATCGGCATCTTCCTCGACCTGACCGCCGACAAGGTCTACACCGCTGCGACGCTGATCAGCATGGTGGCGATCGGCATCCTGGCGCCCTGGATCGCGATCGTCATCATTGCGCGCGAGTTTGTGGTCGCCGGCATCCGCTCCTTCGCCGCCGCCGAGGGTATGGTCATCCCCGCCGACCGCTGGGGCAAGCACAAGATGCTGATCACGATTATCGCCATCGTCTGGCTGCTGATCGCCGCGGGCGCGGGCATGCTCGGCGACGGAAGCGCCTCCGCGGGGCCGGCGCCGCTGTTCGATCCCTCTGGCCCGTTGCGCCCGCTGGCCTGGCTGATGCGCCTGGGCGGCTGGATCATGCTGATCGCGGTGCTGCTGACGCTCTACTCTGGCTACGACTACCTGCGCAAGGCCGCGCCGTTGTTCCGGCGTTGA